caaaaataataattaacttgAATTGGTTGAATGTTCAAGTCATTTGtctgttttttttatatattttatataaataaataatttttatcaaatataattattttaaattacttGATAATTTTNNNNNNNNNNNNNNNNNNNNNNNNNNNNNNNNGATAATTTttcattagtaaaaaaaaaagcaccttttttttttttaattttggaacCAAGCAACACAAAAATTGTTGGACCCAAATCATCAAAAGAAATAATCTGCTAAAGTAGAAAAAACAGAGTCCCATGAGCTATTATGATGTAGTATTCCATTCCATTTCATCTCATTCATtgcatctttctctttttctttttattgggTCTCGTGGTGTTGTTATCAactttacaaattaaaatagggactatatttagttatttactaCAAATTAGACtcatcattatttatttatttattattattattaatattattattccaCCCCCTGGACCCTGCAACTCTCTGCTCTGTTTCTCACTCTCTCTTAGTGGTTCCCTTGAGGATCAACAGCGTTGGCTCCTCttcaatctttttctttttttccttttttttttggctcCTCATATCACACCAAACTCTTGAGTAAGGCTTCTGCTTTTCCTGTTTAATGGTGACCAGTGTTCACAGATAAacaaaacaaagcaaaaaagtgttttttttttttttttctgtgtgCTCATTTGTACTTTTGAAAATGTTCCaaccactttttttttaaaaaaaattataaaagataaataaaaagaagaaatttctAATTTCTGCTTATTCGTCCTCCCATTTTGCTTGGGTTTCAAATTCTATTTCCCATTTGAgagtaaagaaaaaagaaaaaacaaagattaaatctttttcagtttttctcCCTTCACCATTGAACATTCCTCAGCTCCATGCCAATTTCTATGAAACTAGATTTGTTCTTCTGGGGAGAGTAAAGATCAGCTTCAAAGATTCCAGcttttcattttcctttctcCCGTGTTTCATGAGGGAAAAGGCACGGTTTTAGTAATTCAAGAGAGCAAAAAAAAACTGAAGTTCCGCATAGAAAGGAGTGAAATTTGGCCGAGTTATTTCTCAGCTTGACTTGTTGCCAGTTGAAGCATCATTTTTTGAGTTTGAGTGTGATGCCGTTATATTGTTAGGTGTGGAAACCTTGTCACTTGTCAGATATGAGTGATGTTAGGCTTGGCAAGGTGGTGGAGCAGCAAGGTCAAGGTCAAACAAGGATTAAGAATGTTCCAATTGCTGTCACCCCAGAAGGGTTTTGGTGCTGCCCTTCCCCTGTTGTGTTCCAGAAAGGTCTCAAGGTTCAAACTCCTCTCAACAACAAACCAAAACCCTCTTCACCACCACTACTTTCAAAGAACACTGCTCACAAGATACCGGCTTCAGTTATAGAGAGGAGAGCAGTGCCTGCTGCACCACCACCATCAAGATTGGTGGTTGCTTCAGATGTTCAAAAATGCAGTGATGACCCCGAAAGGCCTCCAGCTGCAGCATCTGTGACTACTACAGAGAGACCTCAAAGGAACAAGGTTGAGACTTTGCCCAAGAAGGTTGCTATTGAGTTTGGTGAAGCTGGAACCTGTGATATGAAGGTGGTTTTGTTGGGGAAGCAAGGGTTTTGTGTCAAGTTGAATGTGCATAGGGATGTATTGAGGGAGAAGAGTAGTTTCTTTGCTGAGAAATTCTCTGAGTTAGGTGGAATTTCATCATGTCTCCAAATTGAGGATTGTGAAGATgttgaaatatatgttgaaacTGTTGGCCTTATGTACTGCAAAGAAATGAAGCAGAGGCTTATGAAGCAGAATGTTTCTCGCATTCTTCGAATACTCAAGGTAATCTTGCTTAATTTTCTgcttattttctattttgagtttttgaattCTAAGGATTGATTGCTTTTTGCTTATACTCTTTTGATCTTACTGGTATTGTAAATTTTCAGATTATCTTTCATGGTGCCTTTTTGTTTGTTAGCATAGAACAACTATATTTCCTTGTGAGGCATTTATTTGTATCTCCACTGATATTAGGAGGTTCATCATTTATTAGATTCCTTTCTTCTTTGGGTGCTCTAATAGCTTCCTTATTTAATGCCGCTACCAATTGCAACTTTATTGTCATGGAATAGATACAAGTGTGTATAAGCTCAATAAGCATCAATATTCAGTACTACTTTGTGACAAATGTAAACTAGCATGCAAATGTTTCTGAGAGACACTTGATTCTCTTTGAACACATTTCTTCATCCTAATACTAAAGGTGGAAGTGTTTTATACAAAGGGAATTCCATGGATTGTGCTATTTGTGATGCAAATTCACACACTGACTTGCTGTTGATGGCAAATCAAGAATTGTGGAAAATGTGAACTGTAGGGAATAGGGATGATGATGGGTAATTCTTCTGTCAATTAGGGGTCAGTTTAATGAAATCCTTAAGCCTCATCCATAACTTTCTGCTATATTGTGTTCGTTTCAAATCTTTATCCTACTTAATCGTTTGTTAGGAATGAACTATTGCTTGATGACACCAACTCAAATCAAGCTATTTTACATTGCTGTAGGATTTGTTTGATATGTATATATCATTTCCATACAGATAAATGTTAAAGAACATAACTTATTTGATTGCAATTCAATTATATCGATattcttagtttttatttataagCATTACTTGATTCTTTATATTTTAGGATAGGTATGTTGCCGAAAGATCTTCAATAAAACTGAAGGAAACTATTTCTGCAGGTTGCAGAATCGCTTGGCTTCAGTTCGTGTATCCAGTCATGTTTAGATCACTTGGAGGCAGTCCCTTgggttggagaagaagaagaagaaaaggtggTGTCAACCGTACTGCGACTCAAAGGAGAAGGAATCGGAGTCAACCCTGTGCTAAAACGTGTTTCTCCTGAAATTTCTAATGCACAGAAGGATACTCTATCCCACATACTTGAACTTGTTCTCAAAAGCAATGAGGAGAGAGGTCGCCGAGAGATGAAATCCATAGTTCTAAAGCTCCTTAGGGAGAATAACAGTCTTCCAGGCTCCACTGGTTCAGCTGACATATGCAATGATATGATTTATAGATCATGCAGAAGCTGCTTGGATTCATTATTGTCACTGTTCAAGCAGGCTGCAGAAGCAGACGTTCCGGACACACCTAGCATTAGCAGAGAAGCCATACTAAAACAAATAGCCCTTGAAGCCGATAACCTTTCATGGCTGCTTGAGATTTTAGTTGACAAACAAGCTGCTGATGAGTTTGCGCTGATGTGGGCGAATCAGGAGGAACTGGCAACCCTACATGGAAAACTCCCCATCGTAGCACGCTATCACATCAGCTGCATTTCTGGAAGACTGTATGTTGGCATTGGAAGAGGGGAGTTGTTGCCATCAAAGAACACACGCTTGTCACTGTTGCAGACATGGTTGCAGCCTCTGATCAATGACTACAACTGGTTACAGCACGGATGCAGGTCGTTTGACAGGAAACTTGTGGAGGAAGGAATTGGGAGGACTATACTAACCTTGCCACTGGAGGATCAGCAGAGTATTCTGCTTTCTTGGGTGGGGAGTTTCTTGAAAACCGGCGATGGATGTCCCAACCTTCAGAGAGCTTTCGAGGTATGGTGGCGAAGAACCTTTGTTAGACCTTACATGGAGGGCCAAGGTAATGATGCAATGCAAGATAGTTGAGAGTGTTGTCAAAGAAGCCTGTCATGTGTTAATGGATATGTTAAAGTGGTTTTGGAACTttactctttctttctttctttctttctttctttctttttaaatttgatgaattgaaagaatgataaaaatatgTTGATTTCAGAAATGGAGTTCACTAACAAGTACTAagacatatatatataggaaTCATGTTACAGTGGAGAGTGTTTTTCAACCAAGAGTGAAAATTGTTCTTTttacaatagaaaaaaaaaataaaaaaaaatataaagccaTCATGCAGAATGTACATTCTCCCAAAAAATTAGGTATAATCTTTGCTCTTTATTGAACTTTACTCTTTACTGCACTAATTGAATcctataaaaattacaaatgaGTCATTGAAGTGTAACTATAAGCTATTCAAGGTGATGGAGTGGgaattttagttgttttatataatattttctcACCTCAGCTAAATTCTAAATCAAGGAGATTAATGCTCAAGGACAAGAaattaagttaataattaatctgttgttttttattaaaaaattacattgaTTTTGCATTACTCATTAAATTTGAAGAGATGTAAACGCATCTAccaaactaaaatttaatttttttttataaatttatctttcgtttatctatttatttatttattcatttgttttttaataattcttttttattatcatcattattctataaaaaaaattttaagtgtacCAAGAATACTGGTATTTCAATTGTTTTAAccattaatttgaattaatatatactatatatattttttataattcagatcAACGATTAAAACAACTAGAACACCAGTATTTCTGATATATTTGAAACTCTTCCTATTCTATAACTACCACTATATActgttattataattattatttttgttgttattatttgaaATTGTACCACATACATATTAAGTTATTTTGTGGAGATTATCATTATAACTCAaatgtttctatatatatttctcCGAACCGATGAAGAATGTATGTTAGCATCGTACActaaaattattcttaaaattcaaattacaacTCATTTATAATTAAAGGTACACTAAATTGATctcttattttataataaatgaaTTATTCTTTTACATAtgatattaaaaactaaaatttatcaaatataaatattatatctttaattttaaaatttcaatttaaagttttttttaataaaattacatatttcagaccaaaataaatttaaaatagtattTGGAAAGTTACTGAATTTATACAAATTTATGTGAATTTACTCGAAGCCACTCGAATTTTGTTTAAATCTAAGTTATTAGTTATAAagttttttcatttctttaatatttaaGTTGGGTAGATTGAAGATTTTCATCCATTCCAAACTGAAGAAAGGTAGAATTCATTGTAGGCTTTTTGTGGACTTTCCATAAATAATGTGCACAACATTTTTATTTATGGAATTTTTATCAcatgtattatttaatataaatctcAATTATTGAAGTTAAAGTATCATATTCCAAGCAATTCCGTGACATACGTGAACATCTTTCCATACTATATGATTCAACCAAGTTGTTGCTTTTTAGTGTTACTGacccaagaaaattaaaaaagattaacTAACATAGGTCCTCCTTTTGTTTTTGGTCATGAACATAGGTCCtccttaattaatatttttggaaaatttttattGGTCTATCTTAAATGGCTTttgctaaaataaaaaatgtgggCTGACATAATGATCTatcttccttcaatttctttcGGTCTGAATGATCTTCTTCTGTTTTTGGACGGGGTCTGAATGATCTTGAATTTCCTGACCAAAAACATGCTTCCATAACTCTACACAAATGATTGGGACCAGCCCATGATACTTGGCCCTTTGACCAAAATATTTATAGCCCTGTCTCCTTCATGCATGATTCATGTATCCGAATTATATTTTACTCAAAATAGGAGACCTATAggagtttaattttcatttgtaaaagaaatttaatttttaggcACCGACTGTGTAAACTATTTTATACATTCATATAATTATACTTATTTTTTGTAATGACCATTTATAGAGTCAAAGTGAAAGATAATTATATTTAGAATAATGCTATACATTGAAGTCTTTTTATGATGCAAGtctaactaaattaaacaataaaatttggAGTATCGCTatctataattaatttttgttgataTTAGACCAATTTAGTTAGacttaattaacaaaaacactTGAATATGTagtattattcttatttttactaATGTAATATTATGCAATTAGATACacatataaaactattttatacttatagtacattaaaaataaattctatttataaaatcaaatatatatgtaaGTTGAATGATGccgaaaggaaaaaaatttgtCCTACTCATCATTACAATGTTATCCCTGTAACTATTTTGCACGATTATataataaacaataatattaaaGTATAATTAAGGTGGATAAAATCATAGAAGTTGTTTTGTTtgacatatatatatagctcTGGCCTGAGTGTCTGGGTATAGGTTAATAGCATGCATGCATCGAAATGTGATGTAGAAGATGATGAGCATGAGAGTTTCAATTGAGCATGAAGCAACATAAAACATTGTGTCGTGGCATGTGATTCTTCATTCATATTTACTACCTATGTAGCTATAGCTAGCTACTCATCATGTGTCCTACTTGCACTTGAACATGtcgttttagagagagaaagaaagatgcATAGTTATAGCAGTAGTATAGGTACATTCCTCCAGTCCCTTTCATATAGGTCGACATCACACATGCAGGTACCAGAAATGAGAACTGCCTTTACTCTCTCTCAGACAATTGAAATGATTATTTCCTGGGAATTCCAAAAGATACTATACCCCCTCTCTATCTTCCCTATCTGAAAAGTCTTCACCTTATTAACATTATTATGCATCAcaactttaatttcattcactcagatcattattttaatttatattattattatattcactTGCTTCCCTcctcttctatttaattttaaatcaacttATATTTCATCTGTaagttaattataaattttgaacAGTAggttatgaaaataaaataaattttacatgctttttattatttatattttttatttttttattttttattatttatttatgatagagttaaattttgattttatctaaAATACATATATGAGAGTACAGACACAAGAGTCACAATAATCACCACCAAACTATTAAAAGAGAATTCAATGCTACAATAATGATTTATGATATATAtggaaaaaatataactaatattaaaagtaatttctAGCCGAAAAGTAGTGGTCCCGAGTCCTGATGATGAATCATGATTGCTGGATGAATGTGCCTTCTACATACAAATACACAATGCCAACTTGTGTTAATTGATCATTTCCCATACCTCCAATTATCACTGCCGTTGTCCACCTTTAGTTACGGTTTAATCTAATccatttgaatttgaatttgaattggtATATTACTAATccacttaaataaatattaaaaatttaaatttttttattcatataatcTATTAATTATCgacaaacttttaaataaaattttagttcaTCACTATATTATTTTGGATAAATATACCTTTCACAATCTACATACAAATATACAATGCCAACTTgtgttaattgattatttttcacATCTCCAATTATCACCACCCTTAGTTACGGTTTCATTTAACCAATTTTGGTTAGTATAATAGTCATTAGTTCATTAGTTCATTTAAATAAGTGTTGAGAGTTTGAATCTCACCTTATTATTCATACAGCAACTTATTGAATAACGACacttaaataaaattctaattcgccacaaattattagtatttgacctgtcaaattaaaaaatattataaacaaccaaaaattacaatttaattaatttcttgctaattcaataataataacaataatcatGATtggaagataataaaaaaatctaaaaatattatgtataaataaaaagttaattaataaatcaattattatgtatttatgtagatatatattatttaatttattttaatatatatattttatattaataattaatttttaatgtatatttaatatgattataaaaaattaatctaaaataatttaaatttgttttattttatatttattaattattaataaaaaaattcataatattaaatataataaatatataaatatagatattACATATAACTTTGGTTATTGTAT
The Arachis duranensis cultivar V14167 chromosome 5, aradu.V14167.gnm2.J7QH, whole genome shotgun sequence genome window above contains:
- the LOC107487905 gene encoding BTB/POZ domain-containing protein At3g50780: MSDVRLGKVVEQQGQGQTRIKNVPIAVTPEGFWCCPSPVVFQKGLKVQTPLNNKPKPSSPPLLSKNTAHKIPASVIERRAVPAAPPPSRLVVASDVQKCSDDPERPPAAASVTTTERPQRNKVETLPKKVAIEFGEAGTCDMKVVLLGKQGFCVKLNVHRDVLREKSSFFAEKFSELGGISSCLQIEDCEDVEIYVETVGLMYCKEMKQRLMKQNVSRILRILKVAESLGFSSCIQSCLDHLEAVPWVGEEEEEKVVSTVLRLKGEGIGVNPVLKRVSPEISNAQKDTLSHILELVLKSNEERGRREMKSIVLKLLRENNSLPGSTGSADICNDMIYRSCRSCLDSLLSLFKQAAEADVPDTPSISREAILKQIALEADNLSWLLEILVDKQAADEFALMWANQEELATLHGKLPIVARYHISCISGRLYVGIGRGELLPSKNTRLSLLQTWLQPLINDYNWLQHGCRSFDRKLVEEGIGRTILTLPLEDQQSILLSWVGSFLKTGDGCPNLQRAFEVWWRRTFVRPYMEGQGNDAMQDS